In Leishmania mexicana MHOM/GT/2001/U1103 complete genome, chromosome 24, a genomic segment contains:
- a CDS encoding amastin-like surface protein-like protein, which yields MPACLAYYTGAMAFAIIHFFAWAFAFVATPTAQFQTPGHGCYTMWGYRKFCGDVPYDLTGDAAFGCARRTSTMRCAAAFGVMASAFGFAGLITAIILNTQIQIPTIVPFVLVAVCIPCTMISWACVASVYNLTMCGDRFGSKYPYTAGFALMVASWGLDIIAVAILACTNWTRPPKEEEEDAAAAKH from the coding sequence atGCCCGCCTGCCTCGCCTACTACACCGGCGCGATGGCCTTCGCGATCATCCACTTCTTCGCCTGGGCCTTCGCCTTCGTCGCCACCCCTACCGCGCAGTTCCAGACACCTGGCCACGGCTGCTACACCATGTGGGGCTACCGCAAGTTCTGCGGCGACGTGCCGTACGACCTGACCGGGGACGCCGCCTTTGGCTGCGCGCGCCGCACCTCCACGATgcgttgcgctgctgccttcgGCGTCATGGCGTCCGCGTTCGGCTTCGCCGGCCTCATAACCGCCATCATCCTCAACACACAGATTCAGATCCCCACCATTGTCCCCTTCGTGCTCGTCGCCGTCTGCATCCCGTGCACCATGATCTCCTGGGCCTGCGTCGCCAGCGTCTACAACTTGACCATGTGCGGTGACCGCTTTGGCAGCAAGTACCCCTACACCGCCGGCTTCGCGCTGATGGTCGCGTCCTGGGGCCTGGACATTATCGCCGTGGCCATACTCGCCTGCACTAACTGGACGCGCCCgccgaaggaggaggaggaggacgccgctgctgccaagCACTAG
- a CDS encoding peptidyl-prolyl cis-trans isomerase-like protein — translation MIALESSRPLSTSLFLSVFVIDQRYSAFPESEGRRLVVCPEPQVTMPPRKGIAKAKFHSAESVDVDLQNCLLRIDKGTDVYGMLVIELDSGRSPKACELVAQNISASNTTDKTRGKQGVYKNCRFSRLTKEGIQTGEVVPAAKPIPAAELEGEIGRVPHCYGAVSLCRSSTSFDGSQFFICLTRDSMEIDHLNKKHVCFGRVVEGHDVLAALQSDLAEYSGDMGVVRKDCPYVMAELSYASM, via the coding sequence ATGATTGCATTGGAGTCTTCTCGGCCTCTATCGAcatctctctttctttctgtTTTCGTGATCGATCAGCGATACTCTGCTTTCCCAGAATCAGAAGGAAGACGACTTGTCGTGTGTCCCGAACCTCAAGTCACAATGCCTCCGAGAAAGGGAATAGCAAAGGCGAAGTTCCACAGTGCTGAGAGTGTTGATGTCGACCTCCAGAACTGTTTATTGCGCATCGATAAGGGCACTGACGTGTATGGGATGTTGGTGATTGAGTTGGACAGTGGCCGCTCTCCCAAGGCGTGCGAGCTAGTTGCTCAAAACATTTCTGCGTCAAACACAACCGACAAGACTCGCGGAAAGCAGGGTGTTTACAAAAACTGCCGTTTTTCGCGCCTGACCAAAGAAGGAATTCAGACTGGCGAAGTTGTTCCGGCTGCCAAACCTATTCCCGCAGCTGAGCTGGAGGGAGAGATAGGTCGCGTGCCGCACTGCTACGGTGCAGTATCGCTGTGTCGCAGCTCGACCTCTTTTGACGGATCACAGTTTTTCATCTGTCTCACCAGAGATTCTATGGAGATCGATCACTTAAACAAGAAGCACGTTTGCTTTGGACGCGTCGTCGAGGGACATGATGTCTTGGCAGCTTTGCAAAGTGATTTGGCTGAATATTCTGGCGACATGGGGGTAGTCCGTAAGGACTG
- a CDS encoding amastin-like surface protein-like protein has product MGALCTFTGIIIAAVLQLAAFLCVLVATPISQFDVKDGSGCYTFFGYKTACSLSALSEIGTAAFGCKQRRDTMSTGAAFAIISIFTTLVALVFMGLMLLRIPCAMFPPLLFTCLSVFTTLISWACVASVYSMNMCNGPFYRFVHYGPGFGLIVAAWCLQTINVVVLFMLFFG; this is encoded by the coding sequence ATGGGTGCCCTGTGTACGTTTACCGGTATCATCATCGCCGCAGTTCTCCAGCTTGCTGCGTTTCTCTGTGTCCTCGTCGCCACGCCCATCTCGCAGTTCGACGTTAAGGACGGTTCAGGATGTTACACCTTCTTTGGATATAAAACGGCCTGCAGCCTATCTGCCCTTTCCGAGATTGGAACGGCTGCCTTTGGTtgcaagcagcgccgcgacaccATGAGCACtggcgccgccttcgccatcATCTCCATCTTCACAACGCTTGTGGCCCTTGTGTTCATGGGCCTaatgctgctgcgcatcccATGCGCGAtgtttcctcctctcctcttcaccTGCCTATCTGTTTTTACAACCTTGATCAGCTGGGCTTGCGTGGCCAGCGTGTACAGCATGAACATGTGCAACGGCCCCTTCTACCGCTTTGTCCACTACGGCCCTGGCTTTGGGCTGATTGTGGCGGCATGGTGCCTTCAGACTATCAACGTGGTGGTGCTCTTCATGCTTTTCTTCGGCTGA
- a CDS encoding amastin-like surface protein-like protein has protein sequence MGLLPPFIGALLFTAIQFLVLLFVVIATPIAQIESTINELCFTFWGSKSVCSRLHYSAKGKGAFGNCRQRLNNMNGGAAFAIISIFTTLVALIFGVLMIFRLTCAVILPLIFTCISIFTIFISWACVAGAYTIKMCGVKWSNLALVYGPGFKLMIAAWCLQIINVAVLVLISFF, from the coding sequence ATGGgtctcctccctccgttTATAGGTGCCCTCCTCTTCACCGCCATCCAATTtttggtgctgctgttcgtCGTCATCGCGACACCAATCGCCCAGATTGAGTCCACGATCAACGAACTGTGCTTCACTTTCTGGGGATCGAAGTCTGTCTGCAGCAGGTTGCATTACTCGGCAAAGGGCAAGGGTGCATTCGGCAACTGTCGCCAGCGTCTCAACAACATGAATggtggcgccgccttcgccatTATCTCCATTTTCACAACGTTGGTGGCACTCATCTTTGGCGTCCTAATGATCTTCCGACTCACCTGCGCAGTCATCCTCCCGCTGATCTTCACCTGTATATCTATTTTCACCATCTTCATCAGCTGGGCTTGCGTGGCCGGCGCGTACACCATCAAAATGTGCGGCGTGAAGTGGAGCAACCTTGCCTTGGTATACGGCCCGGGATTTAAGCTCATGATCGCGGCGTGGTGTCTTCAGATTATCAACGTGGCAGTGTTGGTGCTCATTTCCTTTTTCTAA
- a CDS encoding amastin-like surface protein-like protein, which translates to MPACLAYYTGAMAFAIIHFFAWAFAFVATPTAQFQTPGHGCYTMWGYRKFCGDVPYDLTGDAAFGCARRTSTMRCAAAFGVMASAFGFAGLITAIILNTQIQIPTIVPFVLVAVCIPCTMISWACVASVYNLTMCGDRFGSKYPYTAGFALMVASWGLDIIAVAILTCTNWTRPPKEEEEDAAAAKH; encoded by the coding sequence atGCCCGCCTGCCTCGCCTACTACACCGGCGCGATGGCCTTCGCGATCATCCACTTCTTCGCCTGGGCCTTCGCCTTCGTCGCCACCCCTACCGCGCAGTTCCAGACACCTGGCCACGGCTGCTACACCATGTGGGGCTACCGCAAGTTCTGCGGCGACGTGCCGTACGACCTGACCGGGGACGCCGCCTTTGGCTGCGCGCGCCGCACCTCCACGATgcgttgcgctgctgccttcgGCGTCATGGCGTCCGCGTTCGGCTTCGCCGGCCTCATAACCGCCATCATCCTCAACACACAGATTCAGATCCCCACCATCGTCCCTTTCGTGCTCGTCGCCGTCTGCATCCCGTGCACCATGATCTCCTGGGCCTGCGTCGCCAGCGTCTACAACTTGACCATGTGCGGTGACCGCTTTGGCAGCAAGTACCCCTACACCGCCGGCTTCGCGCTGATGGTCGCGTCCTGGGGCCTGGACATTATCGCCGTGGCCATACTCACCTGCACTAACTGGACGCGCCCgccgaaggaggaggaggaggacgccgctgctgccaagCACTAG
- a CDS encoding putative DNAJ-domain protein, with amino-acid sequence MLRRNHPWRAMTPRQALRVLSLSPTADLTPASIKKAYIRQTLQCHPDLHPSNPNATENFRNLSDAFRVALKALEAQRGGGSAAGRRSTTSGAVDLYDPQEALESLRQAMIAYHRHQQSSEAPSTSSSSSPPYGKPESHAAGAFFTPTLEDVSSVCQREAVAMRRVHTFCAELPAVLCGSHSAALFEAVTFFHTRYVESMSACVMRFAQNLPIIVRRVVKQRRKYVDNGYLAVAQGIGTGSRPRGQRIEDMAMKPLVLMGALIFDLPEGASNERRQCLGEDTVASGASRSSTCGAPRPADVRVSDELKCIIYPADSIADITAKLGKWEAASFDRLKLELAIVDVNRLMSAMLGLQDEESSGRSEAHLTVEPHLSESSAAAAMVLRTLQKLAGDLCCHFDAAVDSGAVTEAVVEAMRLQDSFDTPASVQDDIAAQSLETPTLVAQCQQLAELACPTIRGNIVLTWKAVATDDLVKDDGELADATPAPMPLVDTSQTHSAGKEKEGGKDTPPFLVGRHLTCSTAETLFFSVSVTLTRDLHAFLLRLRGALKRVVQSTNQSKRALFELLPLRESIVKEEFTRIASDDDADTSPFRYRGPANCFPRICNMDTHREHELWKHLYVHREYVAQHAPAMNPLNVFYECFPYDPDAPAHRPSFLDADGNVRAGWVSGGPDGCDNVVITATQLDDPAHFTEWLEEVVEQSSLNRETEEILAKAGVGYVSRDPVLPLANYLSFVKAFAQSTAVRAVLERKAGAPHKGTATPDDIGLAIIVSPSRCDVRDGGRLFIPWYVDPAILLALLDDAEAPQRLDV; translated from the coding sequence ATGCTGCGACGAAACCACCCATGGCGCGCCATGACACCTCGccaggcgctgcgcgtgctgtcCCTGTCCCCCACAGCTGACCTTACGCCGGCATCCATCAAGAAGGCGTACATCCGGCAAACACTGCAGTGCCACCCCGACCTGCATCCGAGCAACCCCAATGCTACCGAAAACTTTCGCAACCTCTCAGACGCCTTTCGCGTGGCACTcaaggcgctggaggcacAGCGGGGCGGCGGGTCCGCGGCggggcgccgcagcaccaccagcggtGCCGTCGATCTTTACGACCCGCAGGAAGCGCTGgagtcgctgcggcaggcgatGATCGCCTACCACAGACATCAGCAGTCGAGCGAGGCGCCATccacgtcctcgtcgtcctccccACCGTACGGAAAGCCGGAGAGccacgccgctggcgcttTCTTCACGCCGACGCTGGAGGACGTGTCATCTGTTTGTCAGCGGGAGGCTGTTGCGATGCGCCGTGTGCACACTTTCTGCGCTGAACTTCCCGCGGTGTTGTGCGGCAGCCACTCCGCGGCCCTCTTCGAGGCCGTCACTTTCTTTCACACACGCTATGTGGAGTCGATGTCGGCGTGCGTCATGCGATTCGCACAGAATCTGCCCATCATTGTGCGCCGTGTTGTGAAGCAGCGCCGTAAGTACGTAGACAACGGGTActtggcggtggcgcaagGCATCGGCACCGGATCTCGGCCGCGCGGGCAGCGCATTGAAGACATGGCCATGAAGCCGCTGGTGTTGATGGGTGCACTCATCTTTGACCTGCCGGAAGGGGCTTCAAATGAGCGACGGCAGTGCCTCGGCGAAGATACGGTGGCGAGCGGCgccagcaggagcagcacctGCGGTGCGCCTCGCCCTGCCGACGTTCGCGTCTCAGACGAGCTGAAGTGTATCATCTATCCTGCGGACAGCATTGCTGATATCACAGCAAAACTCGGCAAGTGGGAAGCGGCCAGCTTTGACCGACTGAAGCTGGAGCTGGCGATCGTGGACGTGAACCGACTGATGTCGGCTATGCTGGGGCTGCAGGACGAGGAAAGCAGCGGTCGCTCCGAGGCGCACCTCACCGTGGAGCCGCACCTgagcgagagcagcgccgctgcggcgatggTGTTGCGCACACTCCAGAAGCTTGCCGGCGATCTGTGTTGTCACttcgacgctgccgtcgacagcggcgccgttaccgaggcggtggtggaggcgatgcgccTCCAGGACAGTTTCGACACACCAGCCAGCGTGCAGGACGATATAGCGGCGCAGTCTCTGGAGACGCCGACATTAGTCGCACAGTGCCAGCAGCTAGCGGAACTGGCGTGTCCAACCATTCGTGGCAACATCGTCCTCACCTGGAAAGCCGTCGCGACGGACGACCTGGTGAAAGATGACGGCGAGCTGGCAGACGCCACACCGGCGCCGATGCCGTTGGTGGACACGTCTCAAACACACAGCGCTGGGAAGGAGAAAGAGGGCGGCAAAGACACACCGCCCTTTCTCGTGGGGCGTCACCTGACGTGCTCTACCGCTGAGacgctcttcttctccgtgTCCGTGACGCTGACGAGAGATCTACATGCGTTCCTACTGCGTCTGCGCGGCGCACTGAAGAGGGTTGTGCAGTCCACCAATCAGTCGAAGCGCGCGCTCTTtgagctgctgccactgcgcgAGAGCATTGTGAAGGAGGAGTTCACTCGCATAGcctccgacgacgacgccgacacgTCACCCTTCCGCTACCGTGGCCCTGCTAACTGCTTTCCACGCATCTGCAACATGGACACCCACCGCGAGCACGAGCTGTGGAAGCACCTCTACGTGCACCGCGAGTACGTTGCCCAGCACGCGCCCGCAATGAACCCCCTCAACGTGTTCTACGAGTGCTTTCCTTACGACCCagacgcaccggcgcaccgGCCAAGCTTTCTCGACGCGGACGGCAACGTGCgggcggggtgggtgagCGGCGGCCCTGACGGCTGCGACAACGTCGTCATCACGGCAACGCAACTCGACGACCCCGCGCACTTCACCGAGTGGCTggaagaggtggtggagcAGTCGTCGCTCAACCGCGAAACAGAGGAAATCCTGGCCAAGGCTGGCGTTGGCTACGTCAGCCGCGACCCCGTCTTGCCGCTAGCTAACTATCTCTCGTTTGTTAAGGCGTTCGCGCAGTCCACCGCGGTgcgcgccgtgctggagcgcaAGGCCGGTGCACCACACAAGGGCACCGCCACGCCGGATGACATTGGCCTCGCCATCATTGTCTCGCCCTCGCGGTGCGACGTCCGAGACGGTGGTCGTCTTTTCATTCCGTGGTATGTCGACCCTGCAATTCTGCTTGCTCTgctcgacgacgccgaggccCCGCAGCGACTCGACGTGTAA